The Desulfallas thermosapovorans DSM 6562 nucleotide sequence TCACCTGGTGGTGGCCACCCAGCGGCCTTCGGTGGATGTAATCACCGGCCTTATTAAAGCCAACATACCCTCACGCTTATCCTTTGCGGTTTCCAGCCAGACCGACTCCCGCACCATCCTGGATATGGGGGGGGCGGAAAAACTGCTGGGCAAAGGTGACATGCTGTTTTATCCGGTGGGCGCGGCCAAGCCGGTACGGGTGCAGGGAGCCTATATCTCAGACAAGGATGTGGAAAACCTGGTGGACTTCCTTAAAGACCAGGCCCGGCCGGTCTATAACGAAGCAGTGCTGGAGGAGCAGCCCGGGGGCGAGGCGGTGGAAATGGAGGAAAGCGACGAGCTGCTGCCCCAGGCCGCCAAAATATTTATTGAAAGCGGCACAGCTTCCATCTCCATGCTGCAGCGCAGGCTGCACATCGGTTATTCCCGGGCCGCCCGCCTGGTTGATATCATGGAGCGACGCGGTATCGTGGGCGGCTTCGAAGGCAGCAAACCCCGCGCCGTGCTAATGACCATGGAACAGTACCAGCAGGTTTTTGACAGCCAGGCGCAGGTGGCGGAGGCAAAAACCGCGGTGTCATAAAGACACTGCGGTTTTTAAGCATGTACGGATAAGTGTTGCCTGTATTTAACGATCTGTATATACTTTATCTAATGAGCAAGCAATGCAACGATGATACCGGAGGTTTTCCAATTGCACGCCACTGTTAATTCATCCATAACCCCACAATTGGGGCTATACAAACTATTACGTGCCCTATCCCTGGCCATGGATTACAACCGCAACGGTTTAATGCGCCACCACCAGCGGGTGGCTTTAATTTGTTCTTACCTGGCCGAGGAAATGCAGCTGGAACCCAACACATTGCCGCAGCTTTACTGCAGCGCTGTAATCCACGATGCCGGAACCAGCACCTTTAGTGAAAAAGCCGACCTGGAAAAATTCGAGACCATAAAACCCTGGCAGCACTGCGAAAGGGGCTACCGGTTACTTAACACTATGCCCGTACTGGCACCGCTGGCTGAAACAATATTGCACCATCACGACCGCTGGGACGGCCAAAACCCCTCCGGGCTGGCGGGTAATGCCATTCCCCTGCACAGCCGGATTATTTTCCTGGCCGACCGGGTGGATGTACTGGCCCAACAACCGGGCGGCATTCTGGACAACCGGGAAGATATAGTGCGCCGAATAAACAACCACTCGGGCACCATGTTCGATCCGGAACTGGTAAACGCCTTTAACAGGGCAGCCCGCAAGGAAAGCCTGTGGCTGGATCTTACCTCACAGTTTATAGACTCCATCCTGGACAGCCGCCTGAGCACCTGCCCGGCGGTCACCGGCCAGGAAGAGATCATCGGCGTAAGTGAAATTTTCGCGGAGATAATTGACAGCAAAAGCCCCTTTACCCACCGTCACTCCCGGCTGGTGGCCAACACGGCAGCTTTGCTGGCTGGTAAAGCCGGGTTTACCAGCCGGGAGAGAAAAAATATGTACGTGGCCGGATTACTTCACGATCTCGGCAAGCTGAGTATCCCCGAGGAAATACTGGAGAAACCCTCCGGGTTGGATAAACGGGAGTATAATGCCATTAAGCAGCATACTTACATTACTTATCAAATTTTAAATATGATTGACGGTTTTGAGGAAATCACCCGCTGGGCGGCTTACCACCATGAAAAATTAAACGGGGAGGGCTACCCCTTTCACTTGACGGCCGCGGATTTACCCACCGGTTCCCGCATTATGGCTGTAGCCGATATATTCAGCGCCCTGGCGGAGGACCGCCCGTACCGCCGGGGTTTACCCCGGCCCCAGGTGGCGGAGATTATGAACCGGATGGTGAAATCAAACAGCATAGACGGTGAGATTGTGGAAATTTTAATGGATAACTACCGGGAAGCCGAAATGTTAAAGGATGAACTGGCGGCACAGTAATACCATCCATATGAAAGGACCGGCTGCCTGGAAAATAAAAGCGATCATACTAAAGGAGCTGGTTGCAAAGGTTGTCTTCGGTGGTTGAAGGCTATACGGCAATTAGCGAGCACCAACGCGCAAATTTGCAAGGGATCTCGGTACGGGGTTCTGAACAAACTGAAAGGAGGTACGGCGGGTAATGTCAAATCCTGAAAACCCAAACACATTCAACACTTTTCTAACCCCCGAAGACTATCATTATCTTTACCGTATAACAGCCGGGCCGACGCCGCTGCGGGAAAACTGCGGCACCCTTTGCGACAGCGTGTGCTGCCGGCCCGGCCCGCGTAATGACCTGGGTATATATTTGTTCCCCGGGGAGGAAGTTATGTTTACCCGCCGGGAAAACTGGCTTCATTGGGAGGCCCAGGACCCCGCCGAGCAGCTTTTCCCGGCCTCCTGGCCCA carries:
- a CDS encoding HD-GYP domain-containing protein, producing the protein MHATVNSSITPQLGLYKLLRALSLAMDYNRNGLMRHHQRVALICSYLAEEMQLEPNTLPQLYCSAVIHDAGTSTFSEKADLEKFETIKPWQHCERGYRLLNTMPVLAPLAETILHHHDRWDGQNPSGLAGNAIPLHSRIIFLADRVDVLAQQPGGILDNREDIVRRINNHSGTMFDPELVNAFNRAARKESLWLDLTSQFIDSILDSRLSTCPAVTGQEEIIGVSEIFAEIIDSKSPFTHRHSRLVANTAALLAGKAGFTSRERKNMYVAGLLHDLGKLSIPEEILEKPSGLDKREYNAIKQHTYITYQILNMIDGFEEITRWAAYHHEKLNGEGYPFHLTAADLPTGSRIMAVADIFSALAEDRPYRRGLPRPQVAEIMNRMVKSNSIDGEIVEILMDNYREAEMLKDELAAQ